DNA sequence from the Gouania willdenowi chromosome 21, fGouWil2.1, whole genome shotgun sequence genome:
TTTTGATAAGCATGCCgagctaaaagaaaaacactgattaacaGAGATCAAGGATGTCGACATTGTTAATGTATTCAGAGGAATCatgtaaaaatttaaatttcGCTCTGATTGGTAAAACATTCATCCATAATGTTCTAGAAAAGAGTAGGCCGCAGTGCATCAACATCCTTGAAAAGTCATTACCAACAACATGAGGTTCTGTCCTGAGACTAAGATCAAAAAGGTTATGTGCATCCCTGTTCATAGCCTTATATGGTACTGGTTTGCTCATTAAAAATGCTTGTTTGTATTTAGTCAAATATTTGTCagacaatacttttttttttttttttacttatccAACCATTTGCATCTATGATAATTAATTCTGTCTGCTTGCACTCCTTCATACCAGACAAAAAGGCCAATGAAACATACTTTGATATAGAGAAACTTGTTCAGCACAAAAAATATGACCCACCCAAGAAAGAAGTATCTCCAGCAGCTGAGGCCGCTGTCCCTTCAATCACACTTACAAAGTTTGCAGAAACTGCAGCTACGGCACAAGTAATCGAAGCTGCACCGGTGGCTGAAGTTGTTGCAGAAGCTGCACCAGTGGCCGAAGTTGTTGCGGAAGCTGCACCAGTGGCCGAAGTTGTTGCGGAAGCTGCACCAGTGGCCGAAGTTGTTGCGGAAGCTACACCAGTGGCCGAAGTTGTTGCGGAAGCTACACCAGTGGCCGAAGTTGTTGCGGAAGCTGCACCAGTGGCCGAAGTTGTTTCGGAAGCTGCACCAGTGGCCGAAGTTGTTGCGGAAGCTGCACCAGTGGCCGAAGTTGTTGCGGAAGCTGCACCAGTGGCCGAAGTTGTTGCGGAAGCTGCACCAGTGGCCGAAGTTGTTGCGGAAGCTGCACCATTGGCCGAAGTTGTTGCGGAAGCTGCACCAGTGGCCGAAGTTGTTGCGGAAGCTGCACCAGTGGCCGAAGTTGTTGCGGAAGCTGCACCAGTGGCCGAAGTTGTTGCGGAAGCTGCACCAGTGGCCGAAGTTGTTGCGGAAGCTGCACCAGTGGCCGAAGTTGTTGCGGAAGCTGCACCAGTGGCCGAAGTTGCGGCAGAAGCTGCATCAGTGGCAGAACCAGTGGCGGAAGTTGTTGCAGAAGCTGCACCAGAGGCGGAAGTTGTTGCGGAAGCTGCGCCAGAGGCGGAAGTTGTTGCGGAAGCTGCGCCAGAGGCGGAAGTTGTTGCGGAAGCTGCGCCAGAGGCGGAAGTTGTTGCGGAAGCTGCACCAGTGGCTGAAGTGACGGCAGAAGTAATCAAAGCTGTTGCAGAAGTTGTTGCAGAAGCTGTACAAGCTGCACCAGTTGCTGAAGTAGTGGCAGAAGTTGTCGCTCAAGCTTCACCAGTAGCTGAAGTTATTGCAGAGGTTGTCGCAGAAGCAGCTGCCCCAGTTGAAGCGTCCCCTGAACCCGTTGCTGAAGTTGCTGCCCCTACAGTAAGCCTTGCCGAGGTGGAGGACTCGGTCGTAGCTGAAGCTGCAGGAGAGGAGCTTCAGGCACCTTTCACGGATGAACCGGTTGAACCATTTCAGGGTACACACCATAACAGCTTTTTCTGCACTCCCTGTGTTCGTCTGTGAACCCTGCACTTGATCCGCTATCGTTTTCCTTACCATTGTACTAGTGATAAGTTTTCATGAGAATAGTTTGTAACCTTAAGGATAAGATGATCACACAGTCACACtctttgttttatattaaaacGTTCTTTTTCTTCATACATGCCACACCTTCCTGTAACTCTAACCTTTACCACAAACTTTGGGTTCCCCTTTAGTTCTTTGGGTTTGTCTTGTCTTTGCCATACTCCATGTGATGGACGTCCAAATGTCAAGTCATTGTTTTTCAGCATGTTCctgtattctctttttttttttttttttttttacgacttACTAACTCCTGCTCATGTTCTGCATCCAACTTCAGTTTGTTCAACTTCTTTTAGCCTAGAACTAACCCAAGACGCACCGgtggtttcttttttgtttgcgtgttagaaatgtttttttaaagacaaatgtTATTGCTAATGGTTCTCTTCCCCCACCCCCCGTTTTATTTGCACACGTGGACTACCTTAAACTACTTCTTTCTTTGTTCCAATTCTTCTACCTCTGAGACttgaatgtaaatgttgatTAGTCGGCATTAACTGTAAACTTGTCATTCTCTCCTAAAGTTCAGTGTCGAACAATCGGTGCGATTGCATTTCAGTTGTTGTGTTCAGGAAACGGTTGATGGACACTTTCTACAGCATGACTTCCTACAGCGAATCTTAAACCTGTTAACCTACCCGACTTTGCACACAGTACCCCCTTCCCTTCCTGTTCTCTGTTGCTGGAGAACTTACACATGTTGGATTAGGAGAATATATGCACAGAAGACTTTGGTATTTCAGTTGTCTTGAATTAAACAAAATCTACTCTGTTTTGTCTCGTCTTCTTCAGCTCAAATCGACCCAATTCAGAAGCTCTTCCTGGACTCTATACGCCAGTACGCTGATAAAAGCCAGTAAGTGTCACCTCGTACACGACATGGACCTTCACACACTGGAACCAGGAGGCACATGAGtgaatttaattttattacCTGTTCAAATGAATTCTGATGAAGTATAAGGAAAGGCATAACGGGAAGGtcatattatcaacattcatttcagcatttagaataatgaccaatctgagctttaatacaggaaagaacaaagggctttgtgtatttttggggtcattttatatatttttctctcattttgtgtgcacTTGCTTTGTGTTCTCGGATTCGCATTGTTGgatgtaaatgtaatgtaaagtgACATGGACACAACggcaatgacttggatagagcgggattcggtattcgaacccccaacccttcggttagtGGACGACCCACTTTACCACTGGGCCACGGTCGCCCCAGAAGTGAAACTGCTTCAATGCAtcaggactccaaatcccacaatgcaatgcatcaaACGGTTCCAACATTGTCAATAGTTTACattggagatgaaaacaaacttttacatatttttttctgagctaaagatctttgatttattgatgtgAGGCCTaaactttgtctttatctgataataaaaaaatacaatctttAAATGTGACCATGAAGGAGGGGATAAGTTAGAGTTAGACTTATCTTTATATTAACATGGCTCTGTCAGAGATAAGCTTGATCTCATTTGATCTGTTCATCATAAATCATAGTTTGAGCCTTTATTAATCTTCAAACTCAGCTCTGTGTTCCTGACTGTCTCTTATCTTCATCCAGAGCCAGTGGAGCACTGGTTGATGCAGGAACCGAGTACCAGAAGGCTTTGGCAGACGAAGTCGCGAAGCTTCAGAGACTTTACGGTGGAGGAGACCTCACATCTTTCCCAGACTTTAAATTCCCTGGTGAGGAGAGTTGATGGGAAGCTTTCACACTGACTGAATGCTGCTGTGTGACGTCACTGATGGAtgtgttttctgtttcagaGCCAATGTTAGAGGAAGTCTCTCAGAAGTGATTACTCTACCTTTCTACTGCCTTCATCGTCTTTGTCAGTAGGCTTCAAACGCTtagctttctttgtgtgtgatCGTGGAACTTCTAGACGTGTAGTAGGACTGAACACATTAGTTTGATATGACACATTTTTTGAATGAGATGTTGTGTTTGtgatataatgtaaaataattaaaacccTTTTCCCAATTACTTTGTGCTTGTCTCATAAGCTTTTAGCTGCTACTTTACACACCTAAATAAGGACTaacacataaatacattttaggtcatttaattttttttaatcttaagtTCCATTTAAAGCTTTTGTTTTAAACTACATTCAGGGATGTGATTAAGAGTTTCATCATTTAACTCAAAACGATGAATAtttaaatgttgacatttttccaATGatctgggcccagtttttcaacAGATTTAATTTGAGCAAACACGACATGCAACAAGGTACACAATAGtttagtgttgtagtagtcgagaccggtcttggtcttgagaccaaattttaaaggtctcgtctcggactcaggattttccctcaagaccgtttgagaccagcactaattcctgctatttttaaacttttttaaaatctgaTAATAACAAGTAGAACggaataaaacaatcctttattcattcttttatccaccccgtataatgaccgcaacttccctaatgtgactgagtgacgtgtgtgacacacacacaagcaggagaaagaggcggagctaaacatgtccgctaccttgttggttgtgaaatttggtttcatgaaccacaaagaatacatttgtaaaagcacagcaaagaggaaacactgtgtggtgtgtaggtgaccagtCATGTTATTTCTTtccagaaatacttttaaacacttgctgtacattcagctgacataaaaatcttgttttcaaatatgtagaataattgtgaatttatcagtagcagtagtagttttaatattttagttaattttttgcaggcaccttttttgtccgtcaaatgaatttaaaagaaactaaaactaaagagagaatgttatttaactgtcgaaccttgtcataattttatttatttatgtattttttttttatggtcttggtcttgactcggtctcggtgcattctggtctcggacaAGCCTTGGTCTctgatagtgtggtcttgaacacattACAATACTTAGACACTTTCAAAAACCAGTGATGCCATTGTTTTATTATCCTGTTTCATCATTGTGTTATCACTAAATAAATCaactaaatatttttgattCTGATGAATGTACATCAATTAGTGACagaattaaatacattatttatggTCAATATTGACAGTCAAGGGGATTATTTTATACCCAACCTAATCACTGTAGGTCTGACAGAGGAACAAATCTAACTcgaatatttgcatttcataaagcaaatgcaagtgaggatgcagatgctggccatagcattagctagcattagcattatcctagcaataacattaacattcACTTATcaatagcattagtctagcaatagcattaacctagcaatagctgatTATTAGCAAAAGTTGAAATCTTTTGAAAAGTTTGAATGGTTCAAATCTGTTGAATGTCTGGGGATGAAGggcttgaaagttgaaaaaagctgaaatttacattataaatgaattggaaataaaacatgtaataagtttaaaagttacaaattataaaagcagATGCATAAATCTCGGAaacattctgaattttttgatactttaattgtcaaaatcggacaaactaggaggagttaacgcagACTGAAGAAAAAACTTTTTCCTTATGGAAAAATGTGATATCTCTTGTAGGTTAAACTACATGATCCAAATATAGGATTCTTTGATACACTATTAAAGTTTCATTACACTTGGGGCCTGAAATCCACTTTGAATCCACCCTTCTAATGGGATCAGTTtaatccagattttttttttggatcaaagtGATCCCAATTCTActaaaaagttctgaaaaaccCAAATTAAAGGTTTGATCTGGATCTAAACCAAGATTGGATTACGTGGTCtaatctgattacttttgaaaaactgggccctgttgattttttttctcacattgtGATCATCATCTTAGTAAAAACTGCTGACTTCACATTTCCTAGATGTAGGTCACAGTTTAACCACCTTGGACTGAACAAACAGGGTGGAGCAGCTTGAGTTGCTGCTCTTTGTGTGGCCAACACTGCTTTCAAACACTTGTTACACAGCCTGGCTTTCTGTATTACAGATGATTTATATATTATGTGTATAGTCTGGCTGATTGATTATGAAACCATAATGACAGAGTGTCAACTAATTAAACTGTTGTGTTCCAGTGATGAAACCAAAACTTtctaaaaaaatgaatcaatataaattaaatttggTTAAAATAATTTTAGGTTATGAAGCGTAAAATACAATGAGATAAGATGACGTCCATCAGACAATATACAGCAGAAATAGACAATTTCTATCACAAAAgtatgattgtatctgatctgagagtcacatgatcaacattcatttcagcatttagaataatgaccaataatgactaatacaggaaagaacaaaaggtcattttatacatttttctatGTGTGcacttatgtgttttttttttaacttatttaactGGTACATTTTCTAACCTATTGCATTTTCTAAAATTCTTACAGCTGTATCCATATCATGTTGTGATTG
Encoded proteins:
- the LOC114455103 gene encoding uncharacterized protein LOC114455103 isoform X1, which translates into the protein MSGSLLRIGRVCRVKCLQAESWITVSRAPIAASLSTKSGSPKKSSKKNSNKKANETYFDIEKLVQHKKYDPPKKEVSPAAEAAVPSITLTKFAETAATAQVIEAAPVAEVVAEAAPVAEVVAEAAPVAEVVAEAAPVAEVVAEATPVAEVVAEATPVAEVVAEAAPVAEVVSEAAPVAEVVAEAAPVAEVVAEAAPVAEVVAEAAPVAEVVAEAAPLAEVVAEAAPVAEVVAEAAPVAEVVAEAAPVAEVVAEAAPVAEVVAEAAPVAEVVAEAAPVAEVAAEAASVAEPVAEVVAEAAPEAEVVAEAAPEAEVVAEAAPEAEVVAEAAPEAEVVAEAAPVAEVTAEVIKAVAEVVAEAVQAAPVAEVVAEVVAQASPVAEVIAEVVAEAAAPVEASPEPVAEVAAPTVSLAEVEDSVVAEAAGEELQAPFTDEPVEPFQAQIDPIQKLFLDSIRQYADKSQASGALVDAGTEYQKALADEVAKLQRLYGGGDLTSFPDFKFPEPMLEEVSQK
- the LOC114455103 gene encoding uncharacterized protein LOC114455103 isoform X2, yielding MSGSLLRIGRVCRVKCLQAESWITVSRAPIAASLSTKSGSPKKSSKKNSNKKANETYFDIEKLVQHKKYDPPKKEVSPAAEAAVPSITLTKFAETAATAQVIEAAPVAEVVAEAAPVAEVVAEAAPVAEVVAEAAPVAEVVAEAAPLAEVVAEAAPVAEVVAEAAPVAEVVAEAAPVAEVVAEAAPVAEVVAEAAPVAEVVAEAAPVAEVAAEAASVAEPVAEVVAEAAPEAEVVAEAAPEAEVVAEAAPEAEVVAEAAPEAEVVAEAAPVAEVTAEVIKAVAEVVAEAVQAAPVAEVVAEVVAQASPVAEVIAEVVAEAAAPVEASPEPVAEVAAPTVSLAEVEDSVVAEAAGEELQAPFTDEPVEPFQAQIDPIQKLFLDSIRQYADKSQASGALVDAGTEYQKALADEVAKLQRLYGGGDLTSFPDFKFPEPMLEEVSQK